A section of the Salvelinus alpinus chromosome 36, SLU_Salpinus.1, whole genome shotgun sequence genome encodes:
- the LOC139564771 gene encoding zinc-binding protein A33-like codes for MSSSVCLPEEDLSCPVCCDIFRDPVLLPCSHSFCKTCLQCYWNTSTLRQCPVCRRRASKRTPPSNLALKNLCEALQQGRIQSSAEGNSVLCSLHGERLRFFCLVDKQPVCVVCQDSKIHKNHDCVPTEKAAQDCKDELNVALKTLQDTLDSLIRLKGTSEEMLEPIKNQALETERQIKDLFVELHQFLYDEEAARLAALKEEEEEKIGLMKSTVTKAAAGMIYLKETITVITQEMTDAEDMTLLQNFKATIERAQCTGQGPETISGALIDVAKHLCNLKYRVWKKVLLHVEYTPVTLDPNTAHPCLFLSHDLTSLQYTSQPHRLPDNPERFHMSAEVLGMTGLSSGSHCWVVDTGCNNDWILGVACTSVTRNAEVQARPENGFWTMCLRDKEYRAMTSPPTAMTVTEKLKRVRVQLDWDKGQVSFFDPADDDTPLYSFSHKFTEKVFPYFYTQSKHPLRILPERTCVTVQQSGPGHPCTVPD; via the exons ATGTCATCCAGTGTGTGTCTCCCAGAGGAGGATCTCTCCTGTCCTGTGTGCTGTGACATCTTCAGGGACCCTGTCCTCCTACCATGTAGCCACAGCTTTTGTAAGACCTGCCTACAATGCTACTGGAACACCTCAACCCTCAGACAGTGCCCTGTCTGCAGGAGAAGAGCTTCCAAGCGCACCCCTCCCTCCAACCTGGCTCTGAAGAACCTCTGTGAAGCTTTGCAACAGGGCAGGATTCAGAGCTCAGCGGAGGGGAACAGTGTGCTTTGTAGTCTACATGGAGAGAGACTCAGATTCTTCTGTCTGGTGGACAAGCAGCCTGTCTGTGTAGTGTGCCAAGACTCGAAAATACACAAGAACCATGACTGCGTACCCACAGAGAAGGCAGCACAGGATTGCAAG GATGAGCTCAACGTAGCACTGAAAACCTTACAGGATACTCTGGACTCCCTCATTAGACTGAAGGGAACCTCTGAAGAGATGCTCGAGCCCATTAAG AATCAggccctggagacagagaggcagataaAGGATCTGTTTGTGGAACTCCACCAGTTCCTGTATGATGAAGAGGCAGCGAGGCTAGCTGCtctgaaggaggaggaagaggagaagatagGGCTCATGAAGAGTACGGTGACAAAGGCTGCAGCAGGGATGATATACCTCAAAGAGACTATAACAGTCATAACACAGGAGATGACAGATGCTGAAGACATGACATTGCTCCAG AATTTTAAAGCCACTATAGAGAG AGCCCAGTGCACAGGGCAGGGTCCAGAGACAATTTCAGGGGCACTGATTGATGTGGCCAAGCACCTCTGTAATCTCAAGTACAGAGTCTGGAAGAAAGTGCTTCTGCATGTTGAATACA CTCCTGTGACCTTGGACCCAAACACAGCCCACCCCTGCCTCTTCCTGTCACATGACCTCACGTCCCTTCAGTACACCAGCCAGCCTCACCGTCTCCCTGACAACCCTGAGCGCTTCCACATGAGTGCAGAGGTCCTGGGCATGACCGGGCTTAGCTCAGGAAGCCACTGCTGGGTAGTGGATACAGGATGTAACAACGACTGGATTCTGGGCGTGGCCTGTACGTCTGTCACCAGGAATGCGGAGGTCCAGGCCCGGCCGGAGAACGGGTTTTGGACCATGTGTCTGCGAGACAAGGAGTACAGAGCGATGACCTCACCACCAACAGCCATGACAGTCACAGAGAAACTCAAGAGGGTCAGAGTGCAGCTGGACTGGGACAAGGGCCAAGTGTCTTTCTTTGACCCTGCTGATGATGATACACCCCTTTACTCTTTCTCACACAAGTTCACAGAGAAAGTGTTTCCGTATTTTTATACGCAAAGCAAACACCCTCTGAGAATCCTACCTGAGAGGACGTGTGTTACAGTGCAACAGAGTGGGCCAGGACATCCTTGTACAGTACCCGACTGA
- the LOC139564770 gene encoding RNA polymerase I-specific transcription initiation factor RRN3-like: MEIEGRDFMNTPPLKTVRFGGNVVATLAKFKQGDTSDYELLKHQLADPDIKDAQIINWLQEFRNCVTQLSKDHEQLIYVALRLPWLGRSPAVVEEYLAFLSNLVSAQTVYLRACLKMVVSNFIPKRVKICEGGVDISDSDDDDENLPRSFDQCHQALQLIGRYVPSTSRFLVPILIENFPFVQKSSRTLECYVHNLLRVAVYIPSLRRDVLELIISRMLKLDVSAPRGEIEEVEENAVQQEMKREQEEEGLFDMDEDVCSVKSSPAGTNVMVHPVAERLDTLMVVLLAFIKDMCHVNGCLDVERTKDLYKDLVCVFDKLILPTHASCHVQYALFYLCSFRLALAEAFLEHLWRLLQSPSHPAVLRQSAAGYMGSFLARANFLPVATVRACLDLLVPWLHLYIDSQDSGSRAYCDITLHGPFYNACQAVFYTLIFKHRSILEGDMKKGLAYLQGLNLERIVMCQLNPLKVCLPAVTNMFAAITRKYQLVFCYTIIERNNRHVLPVVRSSVGGDCVSTNTNPLDSFFPFDPYVLKRSSKLIEPLYQVWEEPADTITTKRVRQCSDADEDDFLRGETPETKGVMGMTPGSYESHLHSPSSVGSPPISFLQRPF, encoded by the exons ATGGAGATTGAGGGGAGAGATTTCATGAACACTCCCCCCTTGAAGACGGTGCGGTTTGGGGGCAATGTTGTTGCCACGTTAGCGAAATTCAAACAG GGAGACACCAGTGACTATGAGTTGTTGAAACATCAGCTGGCAGATCCAGATATCAAG GATGCCCAAATCATCAACTGGCTGCAGGAGTTCCGGAATTGTGTGACACAACTCAGCAAAGACCATGAGCAGCTGATCTATGTGGCTCTG AGGCTGCCGTGGCTGGGTCGAAGCCCTGCCGTAGTGGAGGAGTATCTGGCCTTCCTCAGTAACCTGGTATCTGCTCAGACGGTCTACCTCCGGGCCTGCCTCAAGATGGTGGTCTCCAACTTCATACCCA AGAGAGTGAAGATCTGTGAGGGAGGAGTGGACATCTCTGACtcggatgatgatgatgaaa ACCTTCCAAGAAGTTTTGACCAGTGTCATCAGGCCCTGCAGCTGATTGGCAGATATGTCCCATC CACCAGCCGTTTCCTGGTGCCCATTCTGATTGAAAACTTTCCCTTTGTGCAGAAATCTTCCAGAACCCTG GAGTGTTATGTCCATAACCTTCTGCGGGTGGCGGTGTACATCCCCTCTCTACGACGAGACGTCCTGGAACTCATCATCAGTAGGATGCTCAAACTGGAC GTGAGTGCTCCtcggggagagatagaggaggtggaggagaacgCTGTGCAACAGGAGATGAAAAGAGAGCAGGAAGAGGAGGGCCTCTTTGACATG gATGAGGATGTGTGTTCAGTGAAGTCCAGTCCAGCAGGGACCAATGTGATGGTCCACCCTGTCGCTGAGAGACTGGACACTCTCATGGTTGTGCTGCTGGCCTTCATCAAGGACATGTGCCACGTCAACG gTTGTCTGGATGTGGAGCGGACTAAGGATCTATACAAggacctggtgtgtgtgtttgataaaCTTATCCTACCTACACACGCCTCCTGTCACGTCCAATACGCCCTCTTCTACCTCTGCAGCTTCAGACTG GCTCTGGCAGAGGCGTTTCTGGAACACCTGTGGAGGTTACTGCAGAGCCCGTCTCACCCGGCAGTACTGCGCCAATCTGCCGCTGGCTACATGGGTAGCTTCCTGGCCCGTGCCAACTTCCTGCCCGTCGC TACGGTGCGTGCGTGTCTGGACCTGCTGGTCCCCTGGCTCCACCTATACATAGACAGCCAGGACTCCGGCTCCCGGGCCTACTGTGACATCACGCTACACGGGCCCTTCTACAACGCCTGCCAGGCTGTCTTCTACACACTCATCTTCAAACACAGGAGCATCCTGGAGGGCGACATGAAGAAAG GGCTGGCGTACCTGCAGGGTCTGAACCTAGAGAGGATAGTGATGTGTCAGCTCAACCCTCTGAaggtctgcctgcctgccgtcaCCAACATGTTTGCTGCCATCACCAG aaaGTACCAGTTGGTGTTCTGCTACACCATCATCGAGAGGAACAACCGCCATGTTCTCCCCGTGGTCCGCAGCTCCGTGGGGGGCGACTGTGTGTCCACCAACACCAACCCCCTGGACAGTTTCTTCCCCTTCGACCCCTACGTGCTCAAGAG GTCAAGTAAACTCATCGAGCCCCTCTACCAGGTGTGGGAGGAGCCAGcagacaccatcaccaccaagAGAGTCAGACAG tgctcGGATGCAGATGAGGATGACTTCCTGCGAGGGGAGACGCCGGAGACAAAGGGGGTGATGGGTATGACCCCTGGCTCGTATGAGTCACACCTCCACAGCCCCAGCAGTGTGGGCTCACCACCCATCTCCTTCCTACAGAGACCCTTCTGA